The following is a genomic window from Miltoncostaea oceani.
GAGGAGTCCGTCGCCTTCCTCGTGGCGCAGGGCAAGGAGGTCGTCTACGACGCGGAGCACTTCTTCGACGCGTACGGCGCCCACCCCGACTACGCCCTCGACTGCCTGCGGGCGGCCGAGGCCGGCGGGGCCGCGTGGATCACCCCGTGCGACACGAACGGCGCGACGCTGCCGACCCGCGTCGCCGCGGTCATGCACGACGTGCGGGCGGCGCTGCCCGGCGCCGCGCTCGGCATCCACACCCACAACGACGCGGAGTGCGCGGTCGCGAACAGCCTCGCGGCGGTCGACGCGGGCGCCCGCCTCGTGCAGGGCACCATCAACGGCTACGGCGAGCGCTGCGGCAACGCGAACCTGGTCTCGATCATCCCGTCGCTCGCGGTGAAGATGGGGTACGAGGTGCTGGAGCCCGAGCGCCTCGCCGAGCTGACGGCGCTCAGCAACTTCGTGGCGGAGACGGCGAACCTGCAGCCCGACAACTGGGCGCCGTACGTCGGCCTCAACGCCTTCGCCCACAAGGGCGGCATGCACCAGCAGGGCATGAACGCCGACGCCCGCAGCTACGAGCACATCGACCCCGCGACGGTCGGCAACGCCCGGCGCGTCCTGGTCTCCGAGCTGTCGGGCCGCGGCACGATCGTGGCGAAGGCGCGCGAGCTGGGGATCGACGTCGAGGAGGACCCGGGCCGCATCCCCGGGATCCTCGCCCGGCTGAAGGACCTCGAGCACCAGGGCTACCACTTCGAGGTCGCCGACGGCTCGTTCGAGCTGATGCTCGAGCGCGAGACCGGCGTCTACGAGCCGCTGTTCGTGCTGGAGAGCTTCCGCGTCATCACCGAGAAGCGCGCCGACGGCCGGGTCGAGACGGAGGCGACGGTCAAGATCGCCCACGACGGCGAGCGCCTGGTGGCGACCGCCGAGGGCAACGGCCCCGTCAACGCGCTCGACGCGGCCCTCCGCATCGCCCTGGAGCCGCGGGTGCCGGAGCTGCGCGACATCCACCTCGTCAACTTCAAGGTCCGCATCCTCGACGAGACCAAGGGGACCGGCGCGGTCACGCGCGTCCTCCTCGACTCGAGCGACGGCCACGACACATGGGGGGCGATCGGGGTGAGCGAGAACGTCATCGAGGCGTCGTGGGAGGCCCTGCTCGACAGCCTGGAGCACGGGGTGCGGCGGATCGCGCGCGCGCGGGCGACGGCCGCCGGTTGAGCGGGGACCTGGAGCGCATCCCGCTCGCGAAGCCGGTCATCGGCGACCGCGAGCGCGAGCTGGTCGATGAGGTGCTGCGGTCGGGGATGCTGTCCCTCGGCCCGATGGTCCCCCGATTCGAGCGCATGTGGGCGGAGCGCATCGGGGTGAGGCACGCCGTCGCGGTCTCGAGCGGCACGGCCGGCCTGCACCTGTGCCTGCACGCGATGGGCCTCGGGCCGGGCGACGAGGTCATCACGTCGTCGTTCTCGTTCGTCGCCTCGGCCAACGCGATCGTGTTCACGGGCGCGACCCCGGTCTTCGCGGAGGTCGACCCGCTCACGTTCGACATGGACCCCGCCGCCGTCGAGGCCGCGATCACGCCCCGCACGAAGGCGATCATGATCGTCGACATCTTCGGCTACCCCGCCGAGGTCCCGGCCCTCGTCGACATCGCACGGCGCCACGGGCTGAAGCTCGTCGAGGACGCGTGCCAGTCGATCGACGGGGCGTACGACGGGCGCAAGCTCGGGACCTTCGGCCACCCGGCGGTCTACGGCTTCTACGCCAACAAGCAGCTCACGACCGCCGAGGGCGGCGTCGTGCTGACCGACGACGACGAGCTCGCCCGGGTGCTCGGCAGCCTGCGCAACCAGGGGCGCTCCGACGACGGCGCGTGGCTCGTCCACTCCCGCCTCGGCTTCAACTACCGGCTGTCCGACGTGCACAGCGCGATCGGCGTCGCGCAGCTCGAGCGCCTCGACGACATGCTCGCCGCGCGTGCCCGCGTGGCCGGCTGGTACCAGTCGCGGATGGCGGGCATCGACGGCGTCACCCCGATGTACGAGGGCCCGCAGCAGCGCTCGTGGTTCGTCTACGCGCCCCGCCTCGACCCGGACCTCGTCCGCGACGAGGTGATCGGCGAGCTCGACGCGCTCGGCATCTCCGCCAAGCCGTACCTGCCGTGCATCCACCTGCAGCCCTACTACCAGGACGACCACGGCCACCGGCCCGGCGAGTTCCCGGTCACGGAGGCGATCAGCGCCTCGACGATCGCGCTGCCGTTCTTCCCGGAGATGACCGAGGAGCAGGTCGACCGGGTCTGCGCGGGGCTCGACGCGGTCATCCGCGGACGCCGCGCCGGGGCCGCCGGGGCAGGAGCCCGGGCCGGGGCATGAGCTCG
Proteins encoded in this region:
- the cimA gene encoding citramalate synthase, which produces MTARVHIYDTTLRDGMQREGLSLSVGEQLQVAVRLAEFGVEYLEAGFPASNPKYGELFNLLEREDLGATRLAAFGMTRRRNTAASDDPAMRGLAESFAPVITIVGKTWDLHIEKVTRVSREENLRMIEESVAFLVAQGKEVVYDAEHFFDAYGAHPDYALDCLRAAEAGGAAWITPCDTNGATLPTRVAAVMHDVRAALPGAALGIHTHNDAECAVANSLAAVDAGARLVQGTINGYGERCGNANLVSIIPSLAVKMGYEVLEPERLAELTALSNFVAETANLQPDNWAPYVGLNAFAHKGGMHQQGMNADARSYEHIDPATVGNARRVLVSELSGRGTIVAKARELGIDVEEDPGRIPGILARLKDLEHQGYHFEVADGSFELMLERETGVYEPLFVLESFRVITEKRADGRVETEATVKIAHDGERLVATAEGNGPVNALDAALRIALEPRVPELRDIHLVNFKVRILDETKGTGAVTRVLLDSSDGHDTWGAIGVSENVIEASWEALLDSLEHGVRRIARARATAAG
- a CDS encoding DegT/DnrJ/EryC1/StrS family aminotransferase → MSGDLERIPLAKPVIGDRERELVDEVLRSGMLSLGPMVPRFERMWAERIGVRHAVAVSSGTAGLHLCLHAMGLGPGDEVITSSFSFVASANAIVFTGATPVFAEVDPLTFDMDPAAVEAAITPRTKAIMIVDIFGYPAEVPALVDIARRHGLKLVEDACQSIDGAYDGRKLGTFGHPAVYGFYANKQLTTAEGGVVLTDDDELARVLGSLRNQGRSDDGAWLVHSRLGFNYRLSDVHSAIGVAQLERLDDMLAARARVAGWYQSRMAGIDGVTPMYEGPQQRSWFVYAPRLDPDLVRDEVIGELDALGISAKPYLPCIHLQPYYQDDHGHRPGEFPVTEAISASTIALPFFPEMTEEQVDRVCAGLDAVIRGRRAGAAGAGARAGA